One stretch of Corynebacterium callunae DSM 20147 DNA includes these proteins:
- a CDS encoding peptidyl-tRNA hydrolase — MPKEALFDEPLRIAHTLLSERAGDGPHGEDPNDPATVQAMQIALHIPKQDAPRRTDVLEAAARAVVKLCLDERVATDPEFRAALERWYGHLIRKVARRARNTAWVKVQDLTGVTVDDDGAQVRAFLPSAVSEVPADIRKLQISGTELPLDHPNDISDDAPVIYVDGSLDMTLGKAAAQVGHASMLLAAHQSYEWVAAWAQADFALHVREVSTAEFAEFLAAPGAVPVRDGGFTEVAPNTVTVVAIP, encoded by the coding sequence ATGCCTAAAGAAGCGCTTTTCGACGAACCACTGCGCATCGCTCACACATTATTGTCCGAGCGCGCGGGCGACGGCCCGCACGGCGAGGATCCTAATGACCCGGCAACGGTGCAGGCAATGCAAATTGCCCTGCATATCCCCAAACAGGATGCCCCGCGCCGGACTGATGTACTGGAAGCGGCGGCTCGCGCCGTCGTAAAGCTCTGTCTTGATGAGCGAGTGGCAACTGACCCGGAGTTTCGGGCGGCGCTGGAGCGTTGGTATGGCCATTTGATCCGCAAGGTGGCGCGGCGCGCGCGCAATACTGCCTGGGTAAAGGTGCAGGATTTAACCGGTGTGACCGTCGATGATGATGGGGCGCAGGTACGTGCATTTTTGCCAAGTGCGGTCAGTGAAGTGCCGGCGGATATTCGGAAACTGCAGATTTCGGGCACCGAATTGCCGCTGGATCACCCCAATGATATTTCCGACGATGCACCCGTGATTTATGTGGATGGATCTTTGGACATGACCTTGGGCAAAGCTGCTGCCCAGGTGGGTCATGCTTCGATGTTATTGGCTGCCCACCAGTCTTATGAATGGGTAGCAGCTTGGGCGCAGGCTGATTTTGCTTTGCATGTGCGTGAAGTTTCGACTGCGGAATTTGCGGAATTTTTAGCAGCCCCGGGTGCAGTTCCGGTGCGCGATGGTGGATTTACTGAGGTTGCACCCAATACTGTGACTGTTGTTGCGATTCCATAA
- a CDS encoding DUF2189 domain-containing protein, producing MTNPYGSQYPGQDDENQQWPYGQSGQPAQPGPSDPYGQPFQQSAYAFDGYAPAPAGGPQPQAQEVQWGTFDIGDVFSKAWKGFSATWVAWVVSALVFFAVLTISLAVLMVPLMGAMVAASESSTAVATGIFGTVGVLGFIGMLVAMVVTFIWTLNCYRNALAVVRGEEISFASFFKVQGLGKPVLVYIIVGILVGIGMIALYVPGLVIAYLLVFAVPASFHIANLGVGEALKASCKAVSSNWVPTILLLLAVFALNFIGSFTIVGMLVTTPLTYLLYAYAFQTIIRGPIAPRV from the coding sequence GTGACCAATCCATATGGTTCTCAATATCCAGGTCAAGACGATGAAAATCAACAATGGCCTTATGGCCAGTCCGGTCAACCCGCTCAGCCTGGTCCCTCTGACCCTTATGGTCAGCCCTTTCAGCAATCGGCCTATGCTTTTGATGGTTATGCGCCAGCGCCGGCTGGTGGCCCGCAACCTCAGGCACAAGAGGTTCAATGGGGAACCTTTGATATCGGCGATGTTTTTAGCAAAGCCTGGAAAGGTTTTTCTGCTACCTGGGTTGCGTGGGTAGTCTCCGCTCTAGTTTTCTTCGCGGTACTTACCATCAGCCTGGCAGTCCTCATGGTTCCCTTGATGGGAGCCATGGTCGCAGCCAGCGAAAGCAGTACTGCGGTAGCCACTGGCATCTTTGGAACAGTTGGTGTGCTTGGCTTTATTGGAATGCTGGTGGCCATGGTGGTGACATTTATTTGGACACTTAATTGTTACCGCAATGCCCTGGCCGTGGTGCGTGGTGAAGAGATCAGCTTTGCTAGCTTCTTTAAGGTTCAAGGACTGGGCAAACCAGTTTTGGTCTATATCATTGTTGGCATCTTGGTCGGTATCGGCATGATTGCGCTTTATGTGCCAGGCTTAGTCATAGCTTATCTGCTGGTTTTTGCAGTGCCTGCGTCCTTCCACATTGCTAACTTAGGTGTCGGCGAAGCTCTAAAAGCCAGCTGCAAGGCAGTTTCCAGTAACTGGGTACCAACTATCCTTTTGCTGCTGGCAGTGTTTGCTTTGAATTTCATCGGCAGTTTCACAATTGTGGGAATGCTGGTAACCACTCCTTTGACCTACCTGCTTTATGCCTACGCATTCCAGACCATTATCCGTGGCCCAATTGCCCCTAGGGTCTAG